Proteins from a genomic interval of Neodiprion lecontei isolate iyNeoLeco1 chromosome 2, iyNeoLeco1.1, whole genome shotgun sequence:
- the LOC124293017 gene encoding uncharacterized protein LOC124293017, translated as MNNIIEKRRRTRDRVRRHRFVHQNTIVPQNHPLNDDSDSDINSETECVSDQENSNRSEEDVSEGGISEQLLEHSQSEIDEENGDSGDGSQIDHEESVSSASVIDENSDIGSSINEATDDSLNERNEAEEIRKWAIKEHLSHSQLDGLLVILRRRLLPELPKTAKTFLRTSAVAYDIQDMEDYDGNMGQFVYFGIAERLRACVNEEVHIGNEILIQVNVDGLPLFKSSNTQLWPILCKVVHEPDIYEPVPVAIYAGSTKPKRVDEFLDEFIEEMNQLSANGIDINGRLFQVKIQSFICDTPARSFLKCVKGHTGYYACERCTVRGCRPGRSTVFPDADCPERSAEDFNRQRQREHHNSVSPLLRLRPAVNLVLLFILDFLHLACHGVMKKLLKDFWLLGNLHLRLGRRSRIELSRRMEYLKILNFMLRRSSPQVQQVCKEVSQKFFLSYAPILWPRFANHEPS; from the exons ATGAATAacataattgaaaaacgaCGACGAACACGCGACCGTGTGCGAAGGCATCGTTTCGTTCATCAAAACACTATTGTGCCACAGAACCATCCGCTAAATGATGACAGTGACTCTGACATCAACTCCGAAACTGAAT GTGTCAGTGATCAAGAAAATAGTAATAGGTCTGAAGAAGATGTATCCGAGGGTGGTATTTCTGAACAATTACTTGAACATAGCCAAAGTGAGATCGACGAAGAGAATGGTGACTCAGGTGACGGTTCTCAGATAGACCACGAAGAAAGTGTATCATCAGCCAGTGTCATTGATGAAAACAGTGATATCGGCTCATCTATAAATGAAGCGACTGACGATAGTTTGAATGAACGAAATGAAGCTgaggaaattcgaaaatggGCAATAAAAGAACACCTTAGTCATTCTCAATTGGATGGGCTTTTGGTGATTTTGAGGAGAAGATTGCTGCCTGAACTTCCAAAGACAGCAAAAACATTTCTACGTACATCGGCAGTGGCCTATGATATACAAGACATGGAAGATTATGATGGAAATATGGGACAATTCGTGTACTTTGGTATTGCTGAAAGGCTTCGAGCCTGTGTCAATGAAGAAGTGCACATaggtaatgaaattttgatccAAGTTAATGTCGACGGACTGCCTCTCTTTAAATCAAGTAACACTCAACTGTGGCCCATTTTGTGTAAAGTTGTCCACGAACCAGACATATACGAACCGGTGCCTGTAGCTATATACGCAGGTTCTACAAAACCAAAAAGAGTTGATGAGTTCTTGGATGAGTTCATTGAGGAAATGAACCAACTATCAGCGAATGGTATTGACATTAATGGCAGACTGtttcaagtaaaaattcaaagtttcaTATGTGATACGCCAGCTAGGTCTTTCCTCAAATGTGTTAAGGGTCATACTGGATATTATGCGTGTGAAAGGTGTACCGTGAGAGGATGCAGACCTGGCAGATCTACTGTATTTCCTGATGCGGATTGTCCTGAACGAAGTGCTGAGGACTTTAATAGACAAAGGCAGCGAGAGCATCACAATAGTGTTTCGCCATTGCTACGTTTAAGACCTGCAGTAAACTTGGTCTTGTTATTTATTCTCGATTTCTTGCACTTAGCTTGTCATGGTGTGATGaagaaacttttgaaagaCTTTTGGCTTTTAGGCAATCTCCATCTCAGACTAGGCCGCAGAAGTCGAATCGAACTGTCTCGCAGAATggagtatttaaaaattctg AATTTTATGCTGCGAAGATCTAGCCCTCAGGTACAACAGGTTTGCAAAGAAGTATCTCAGAAGTTTTTTCTTAGTTATGCGCCAATATTATGGCCCAGATTCGCAAATCATGAACCTTCATAA